A section of the Delphinus delphis chromosome 1, mDelDel1.2, whole genome shotgun sequence genome encodes:
- the ISG20L2 gene encoding interferon-stimulated 20 kDa exonuclease-like 2, which produces MSTLLLNLDFGEPPPRRALEGNAKHQKFVKKRRLLERKGFLNKKQQPPSKVPKLRSEPSKKGDTPKVDGTWKAPPLPKKKTAASSSGSEQSLDKKAAVPWLTPAPSQKAGSVVAKVDLLGEFQSALPKIKSLPIRPQKKGSQKNPPQKTAPQISTQAHSENKYPGASQKMPTKMVAIDCEMVGTGPKGHVSSLARCSIVSYSGDVLYDEYILPPCHIVDYRTRWSGIRKQHMVNATPFKIARSQILKILTGKIVVGHAIHNDFKALQYFHPKSLTRDTSHIPLLNRKADCPENATVSLKHLTKKLLSRDIQVGKSGHSSVEDAQATMELYKLVEVEWEQHLAQNPPKD; this is translated from the exons ATGTCTACCTTACTCCTCAATCTGGATTTTGGCGAACCTCCCCCCAGAAGGGCATTAGAAGGCAATGCCAAGCACCAAAAATTTGTCAAGAAGCGGCGGCTCTTGGAAAGGAAAGGCTTTCTGAATAAGAAGCAGCAGCCCCCTAGCAAGGTCCCTAAGTTGCGCTCAGAACCTTCAAAGAAAGGGGACACTCCCAAGGTGGATGGCACTTGGAAGGCCCCTCCCCTTCCAAAAAAGAAGACTGCTGCTTCCAGCAGTGGGTCAGAGCAGTCCCTGGACAAGAAAGCTGCAGTGCCTTGGCTGACCCCTGCTCCTTCACAGAAAGCTGGTTCTGTTGTGGCTAAAGTAGATTTGCTGGGGGAGTTCCAGAGTGCCCTACCAAAGATCAAGAGCCTCCCAATTCGCCCCCAGAAGAAGGGCTCCCAGAAGAACCCTCCTCAGAAGACTGCCCCACAGATCTCCACCCAAGCTCACTCAGAGAATAAATACCCTGGAGCATCCCAGAAGATGCCAACGAAGATGGTGGCAATTGACTGTGAGATGGTGGGCACAGGACCCAAGGGGCATGTCAGTTCCTTGGCTCGATGTAGCATTGTCAGCTACAGCGGAGATGTGCTTTATGATGAGTACATCCTTCCCCCCTGCCACATTGTGGACTACCGGACCAGATGGAGCGGTATCCGGAAGCAGCACATGGTGAATGCTACACCCTTCAAGATTGCTCGGAGCCAG ATCTTGAAGATTCTCACAGGGAAGATAGTGGTGGGGCATGCCATCCACAATGACTTCAAAGCCCTTCAGTATTTTCACCCTAAGTCCCTCACCCGAGACACCTCCCATATCCCCCTCCTCAACCGTAAGGCCGACTGCCCAGAGAATGCAACCGTGTCTCTGAAGCATCTCACCAAGAAGCTGCTGAGCCGGGACATCCAG gTTGGGAAAAGCGGACATTCCTCTGTGGAAGATGCTCAGGCCACCATGGAGCTGTACAAGTTGGTCGAAGTTGAGTGGGAACAGCACCTGGCCCAGAATCCCCCAAAAGACTAG